A part of Gracilimonas sp. genomic DNA contains:
- a CDS encoding DUF423 domain-containing protein, whose translation MSNPKIIIAIAAFLLAIAVAAGAFGAHALKSSLTPERLETWQTAVQYHAWHALGLMLIALIGTQFQIVVTWPATLILAGILIFSGSLYVLCLSGISWFGAITPIGGVAFITGWILFGVQLFKTP comes from the coding sequence ATGTCGAATCCTAAAATCATCATCGCAATTGCTGCTTTTTTGCTTGCCATCGCTGTAGCTGCAGGAGCATTTGGCGCTCATGCCTTAAAAAGCAGCCTAACTCCTGAGCGACTTGAAACCTGGCAAACAGCTGTTCAATATCATGCATGGCATGCTCTTGGTTTAATGTTGATTGCCTTGATTGGCACTCAGTTTCAAATCGTAGTAACCTGGCCGGCCACATTAATTTTGGCCGGGATTCTCATTTTTTCAGGAAGTTTATACGTGTTATGCTTGTCTGGGATTAGCTGGTTCGGGGCTATAACACCCATTGGAGGCGTGGCCTTTATTACTGGGTGGATTTTATTTGGTGTACAACTGTTTAAGACACCCTGA
- a CDS encoding DUF6787 family protein: MELLQKLKSRWGITSNGQVLIILIVFACTGFTALYARRFVFNLVGIIDSDPFWLKAIVWLVTILPLYNIFLLIYGALFGQFEFFWGFFKKMMSRLIPGKSGSGS; encoded by the coding sequence ATGGAATTACTTCAAAAATTAAAATCCCGCTGGGGAATAACCAGCAACGGGCAGGTACTGATAATCCTAATTGTATTTGCCTGCACGGGCTTTACGGCTCTTTATGCCAGACGTTTCGTTTTTAATTTAGTTGGTATTATCGACTCTGACCCTTTCTGGCTTAAGGCAATTGTTTGGCTTGTAACCATACTGCCGCTCTACAATATTTTTCTACTCATCTATGGGGCTTTATTTGGTCAGTTTGAGTTTTTCTGGGGATTCTTTAAAAAGATGATGAGTCGTTTAATACCAGGAAAATCAGGATCAGGAAGTTAG
- a CDS encoding MmcQ/YjbR family DNA-binding protein yields MHIEGFYNYCLSLPGVSEDFPFGEDTLVFKVMGKMFALTDIETFESINLKCDPVRAIELRAAYEEVKPGYHMNKKHWNTVSTTGLLEDDFLKELIKHSYDLVVAKLPKKERDKLTS; encoded by the coding sequence ATGCACATCGAGGGATTTTATAATTACTGTCTTTCTCTGCCCGGAGTTTCTGAGGACTTTCCATTTGGTGAAGACACGCTCGTTTTTAAGGTGATGGGGAAAATGTTTGCCTTAACGGATATTGAAACGTTTGAGAGCATCAACCTAAAGTGCGATCCGGTTCGTGCTATTGAATTACGCGCCGCATATGAGGAAGTGAAACCTGGTTATCACATGAACAAAAAACATTGGAATACGGTGAGCACCACGGGGCTGCTGGAAGACGATTTCCTAAAAGAGCTTATTAAGCATTCCTATGATTTGGTTGTAGCCAAACTTCCAAAAAAAGAACGGGACAAACTAACTTCCTGA
- a CDS encoding aquaporin, protein MHSYVMEAVGAFFLVLVFGFTGNALAIGLTLMALVYIGSRVSGAHFNPAVSLAFFLKRRLSATEFAGYLIAQLFGAFVAASAIFFLSTSVFYVEPPATTNLYQQAFAEVLFTFIFVLVMLTLTITKSFRKTNLSGLAIGLTFGGMLMVATPVSGGILNPATSIGTAGFDLIQGGNSIIHSLLYTLAPLTGGALAAFSFSYFHGVEA, encoded by the coding sequence ATGCATTCATATGTAATGGAAGCGGTTGGTGCCTTTTTTCTTGTATTGGTATTTGGTTTTACAGGAAATGCACTCGCCATTGGTTTAACCTTAATGGCTTTGGTTTATATAGGCTCCCGGGTTTCAGGCGCCCATTTTAATCCTGCCGTCTCTTTGGCATTTTTCTTAAAGAGAAGGCTTTCGGCTACCGAGTTTGCAGGATACCTGATTGCCCAACTTTTTGGTGCTTTTGTTGCAGCATCGGCTATTTTCTTTCTTTCCACTTCTGTTTTTTATGTTGAACCGCCTGCAACTACTAATTTATACCAGCAAGCATTTGCTGAGGTCCTTTTTACTTTCATCTTTGTACTGGTAATGCTCACTCTTACCATCACCAAAAGCTTTCGTAAAACCAATCTTTCTGGTTTAGCAATAGGTCTTACTTTTGGCGGAATGCTTATGGTTGCGACTCCGGTTTCCGGAGGCATCTTAAACCCTGCGACCTCCATAGGAACAGCAGGCTTCGATCTCATTCAGGGTGGAAATTCTATTATTCACTCTCTGCTATATACGCTTGCACCCCTTACTGGTGGAGCGCTGGCCGCTTTTTCATTTAGCTATTTTCATGGAGTGGAAGCCTAA